A region of Allocoleopsis franciscana PCC 7113 DNA encodes the following proteins:
- a CDS encoding IS5 family transposase (programmed frameshift) — protein MYRKASSSPTPPENFELPFEGKLSQDNRWVIMANLIPWDEFEEEYAKIFSIDMGAPALPFRMALGSLIIKERLGISDRETVEQIKENPYLQYFIGRKHYSNEAPYDASLLVRFRERINVDLVNQINQRMVKKIQEETEEESKKKSLSERQETRESPNQGKLILDATCAPGDISYPNDLGLLNQARVKTEKIIDTLYKPLKGRLKKKPKTYRNLARKDYLKVAKKRRSSRKERRKAIKKQLKYIKRNLSHIDQLLQTGEALEGLSISQYKSLLVVAEVYRQQQWMYENKAQRIDDRIVSLSQPHIRPIVRGKAGKPVEFGAKLAASVRDGYVFLDRISWDNFNEAGDLKAQIEAFKQHTGVYPESVHVDRIYRNRENRAFCKERGIRISGPPLGRPPANVSSDKKKQALDDEKVRNAIEGKFGISKRRFSLNRVMAKLPHTSQTAIAITFLVMNLSTLLRQFFCLFLCNTQHHAFFLDNY, from the exons ATGTACAGAAAAGCTTCCTCAAGCCCGACCCCACCGGAAAACTTTGAGCTGCCCTTTGAGGGAAAGTTATCACAAGATAACCGTTGGGTAATCATGGCAAATCTGATACCCTGGGATGAATTTGAAGAGGAATACGCCAAAATTTTTTCTATTGATATGGGGGCACCTGCGCTGCCATTTCGGATGGCATTGGGTTCATTAATAATCAAAGAAAGATTAGGAATAAGCGATCGGGAAACAGTAGAACAAATAAAAGAAAACCCTTACTTACAATACTTTATAGGGAGAAAGCATTACAGCAACGAAGCCCCTTATGATGCCTCACTTTTGGTAAGATTTAGAGAAAGGATAAATGTTGATTTAGTAAATCAAATAAATCAAAGAATGGTAAAGAAGATTCAGGAAGAAACAGAGGAGGAATCTAAAAAAAAA TCACTCTCAGAAAGGCAAGAAACAAGAGAAAGCCCGAATCAAGGGAAATTAATTCTGGATGCTACCTGTGCGCCAGGAGATATCAGCTATCCCAATGACTTGGGTCTATTAAATCAAGCCAGAGTCAAAACGGAAAAGATAATAGATACTCTCTATAAGCCCCTAAAAGGGAGACTAAAGAAAAAGCCAAAAACTTATAGAAACCTCGCTCGGAAAGATTACTTGAAAGTCGCCAAAAAACGGAGATCGTCAAGAAAAGAGAGAAGAAAAGCTATAAAAAAACAACTGAAATATATAAAAAGAAATTTATCACACATTGACCAGCTCCTTCAGACAGGAGAAGCACTTGAGGGTTTGAGCATCTCTCAATATAAGAGCTTGCTGGTGGTGGCGGAAGTTTACCGTCAACAGCAATGGATGTATGAGAATAAAGCCCAGAGAATTGACGACAGAATAGTCAGTTTAAGTCAGCCCCATATCCGTCCAATTGTGAGAGGAAAAGCCGGAAAACCTGTAGAATTTGGAGCTAAACTAGCAGCAAGCGTCAGAGATGGATATGTCTTTTTAGACCGTATAAGCTGGGATAACTTTAATGAAGCCGGAGACTTAAAAGCCCAAATAGAAGCATTTAAACAGCACACAGGAGTCTATCCCGAATCAGTACATGTAGATAGAATTTATCGAAATCGCGAGAATCGAGCATTCTGTAAAGAAAGAGGGATTAGAATAAGTGGCCCCCCCTTAGGCAGACCTCCAGCTAATGTCAGCTCAGACAAAAAGAAACAAGCCTTAGACGACGAGAAGGTTCGCAATGCTATTGAAGGAAAATTTGGCATCTCAAAGCGAAGATTTAGCTTGAATCGCGTCATGGCTAAACTGCCTCATACTTCTCAAACGGCTATTGCTATCACTTTTTTAGTCATGAATCTTTCCACCCTGCTACGGCAGTTTTTTTGTCTTTTTTTGTGCAATACACAACATCACGCCTTTTTTCTCGATAACTATTAA
- the bchM gene encoding magnesium protoporphyrin IX methyltransferase, protein MNTIDDKIVVKEYFNATGFDRWRRIYGDGEVNKVQLDIRTGHQQTVDTVLSWLEADGNLSGLSICDAGCGVGSLSIPLAKSGAKVFGSDISEKMVEEAKDRAKESLGNVDNLTFAAQDLEGLSGKYNTVICLDVLIHYPQDKAAQMIAHLASLAESRLILSFAPKTLCYSLLKKVGEFFPGPSKATRAYLHREADIIKILEDNGFSIQRNAMTSTRFYFSRLLEATRQ, encoded by the coding sequence ATGAACACCATTGATGACAAAATCGTTGTCAAAGAATATTTTAATGCGACGGGATTTGACCGTTGGCGGCGGATTTACGGCGATGGCGAGGTAAATAAAGTCCAGCTCGATATCCGCACTGGACATCAGCAAACCGTCGATACTGTCCTCAGTTGGCTTGAGGCAGACGGCAATTTATCCGGTTTGTCCATCTGTGATGCGGGTTGTGGCGTTGGTAGCCTGAGTATTCCCTTGGCGAAATCGGGTGCTAAAGTCTTTGGCAGCGATATCTCGGAAAAAATGGTGGAGGAAGCCAAAGACAGAGCCAAGGAGAGTTTGGGTAATGTGGACAATCTGACGTTTGCCGCACAGGATTTAGAGGGATTGAGTGGCAAATACAACACCGTCATTTGCCTGGATGTGTTGATTCACTATCCCCAAGATAAAGCCGCCCAAATGATTGCCCATCTTGCCTCGCTTGCCGAGTCTCGCCTGATTCTCAGCTTTGCTCCCAAAACCTTGTGCTACAGTTTGCTCAAGAAAGTTGGAGAGTTCTTCCCAGGACCGAGTAAAGCCACCCGCGCCTACTTGCATCGTGAAGCCGACATCATCAAAATCTTGGAAGATAACGGCTTTTCAATTCAGCGCAATGCGATGACGAGTACTCGATTTTACTTCTCTCGTCTTCTGGAAGCTACCCGTCAATGA
- a CDS encoding DUF423 domain-containing protein, with protein MTRIFIVIAAILAGLAVAAGAFAGHALKEKLTERALEIFETGARYQMYHALALLMVALLLTRAETSQNFLTASGSAFIVGVALFSGSLYALSLSGIKWLGAITPLGGVAFMVGWGCLAIAAWGFK; from the coding sequence ATGACTCGAATTTTTATAGTAATTGCTGCCATTCTTGCTGGCTTAGCCGTGGCTGCTGGAGCGTTTGCCGGCCATGCCCTAAAAGAAAAGCTAACTGAGCGTGCCTTGGAAATTTTTGAGACAGGTGCTCGTTATCAGATGTATCACGCCTTAGCGCTGCTGATGGTGGCATTGTTGTTAACCCGTGCTGAAACCTCGCAAAATTTCTTGACAGCATCGGGTTCGGCTTTTATTGTCGGCGTTGCTCTGTTTTCGGGTAGTCTATACGCCTTGAGTTTGAGTGGGATTAAGTGGCTGGGTGCCATTACGCCGTTGGGCGGTGTGGCGTTTATGGTGGGTTGGGGATGTCTGGCGATCGCGGCTTGGGGTTTCAAGTAA
- a CDS encoding SMI1/KNR4 family protein: MEQQDIDKLIHAIESIGIVDSPDVSMPMPMHCQVLPPQPWDKKAFEESLGITLPLALVHLWDKTSGLRLFEDVTYGQWGLILWSSDRVITEQEQRIAQDHIQSASSFT; the protein is encoded by the coding sequence ATGGAACAACAAGACATCGATAAATTAATTCATGCCATTGAATCTATAGGCATTGTCGATTCTCCAGATGTATCCATGCCAATGCCAATGCATTGTCAGGTTTTACCACCTCAACCTTGGGATAAAAAAGCATTTGAGGAGTCACTTGGAATTACTTTGCCCTTGGCACTCGTCCACCTCTGGGATAAAACCTCCGGCTTACGTTTGTTTGAGGATGTAACCTATGGGCAGTGGGGTCTGATCTTGTGGTCTTCAGATCGAGTTATTACCGAGCAAGAGCAACGGATTGCCCAAGATCATATACAGTCAGCTTCGTCTTTTACCTAG
- a CDS encoding Uma2 family endonuclease, producing MVKSQSQLTLEEFLALPDNDVAYELIDGQAVPKMSPKFFHSSVQKALLLLLDPWSEDRGRIEPEWAVTLKRQGKDWVPAPDLLYISYERLPTDWLRDEACPTPCELAIEIISPGQTFGELTAKATDYLAAGVLRVWIVDTQARSITVFYPDAPPQTCTGTTSLADPIFPELQLTPEQIFRKAGLSIR from the coding sequence ATGGTCAAATCTCAAAGCCAACTCACCCTAGAAGAATTTCTCGCACTGCCGGACAATGATGTGGCTTATGAGTTAATCGATGGTCAGGCAGTACCCAAGATGTCTCCTAAATTTTTTCACTCTAGTGTGCAAAAAGCTCTGTTACTCCTCCTCGACCCCTGGAGTGAAGATCGAGGTCGAATTGAGCCAGAATGGGCAGTAACCTTGAAACGCCAAGGGAAAGACTGGGTGCCAGCACCAGACCTCCTCTACATCTCCTACGAACGTCTACCAACAGACTGGTTGCGGGATGAAGCTTGTCCTACCCCTTGCGAACTCGCGATCGAGATTATTTCTCCGGGACAAACCTTTGGAGAACTCACCGCCAAAGCTACCGACTACTTAGCTGCTGGTGTCCTAAGAGTTTGGATTGTTGATACGCAAGCTAGAAGTATCACCGTTTTTTATCCAGATGCGCCCCCTCAAACCTGCACGGGAACAACGTCACTGGCAGATCCGATTTTCCCCGAACTGCAACTGACGCCGGAGCAAATTTTCCGAAAAGCAGGGTTATCGATCCGATAA